The Microbacterium maritypicum genome contains a region encoding:
- a CDS encoding GntR family transcriptional regulator, which translates to MAEAVYTQIADDLRAQIAAGALRPGDDVPTEADLAERWHTSRGPIRNALAALRGEGLIETSRGRPARVVARKANQAVDVSVPFTRWARELGVTPGAQTQELSLRRAGELGAALGVDASDTIVSVVRLRLLDGRPTMLERLNYTEVAGRRLFEVNLDEVSITEYLSSVGHPIVTLQHVIDAVAADDQDAALLRVPRGTPILRLTRTSRDAEGRIFEASEDRYLSEVVRFTVAASGISTDGHYMRAVGG; encoded by the coding sequence GTGGCTGAAGCTGTGTACACCCAGATCGCCGATGACCTTCGCGCGCAGATCGCTGCGGGCGCGCTGCGTCCCGGCGACGACGTCCCGACCGAGGCCGACCTCGCCGAGAGGTGGCATACCTCGCGCGGGCCGATCCGCAACGCCCTGGCCGCGCTGCGCGGCGAGGGCCTGATCGAGACGAGCCGCGGCAGACCCGCTCGCGTCGTCGCCCGCAAAGCCAACCAGGCCGTCGACGTGTCGGTGCCGTTCACGCGGTGGGCGCGCGAGCTGGGCGTCACCCCCGGCGCCCAGACGCAGGAGTTGAGCCTGCGCCGTGCCGGCGAGCTGGGAGCGGCGCTGGGCGTCGACGCGAGCGACACGATCGTGAGCGTGGTGCGGCTGCGCCTGCTCGACGGCAGGCCCACCATGTTGGAGCGCCTCAATTACACGGAGGTCGCCGGACGCCGGCTGTTCGAGGTGAACCTCGACGAGGTCTCCATCACGGAGTACCTGTCATCGGTCGGGCATCCGATCGTCACCCTGCAGCACGTGATCGATGCCGTGGCCGCCGACGATCAGGATGCCGCGCTGCTGCGGGTGCCCCGGGGCACGCCCATCCTGCGTCTCACCCGCACATCGCGCGACGCGGAGGGACGGATCTTCGAGGCTTCGGAGGATCGGTACCTCAGCGAGGTGGTGCGCTTCACGGTCGCAGCCTCGGGGATCTCCACGGACGGCCACTACATGCGAGCGGTGGGCGGCTAG
- a CDS encoding phosphate/phosphite/phosphonate ABC transporter substrate-binding protein — protein sequence MKLRALPALAGVALLALGLAACSGSADAAGTPGADESSSASGFAVDENTLVFGVVPDSVDTETNYQPLMDYIAEITGKTVEYHESTDYAALIEAAVAGKVDVASFSGFTYVTATNNGAKLTPISSIVTEEGQEPGYYSQAIVPAGSDITSIEDFKGKKVCFVDPSSTSGYLFPSYNLLKAGIDPKTDITPVFAGKHDVSVTKVGEGVECEAGFAEDSEVEKSDKVKVIDETMVPGAPLVYSSTLPDDVSKKLIDGLSEITIDDIIAAGVDGADTDAFRSVFYATKPVDDAYYDLIRDICKETEAEQCQG from the coding sequence ATGAAGCTTCGCGCTCTCCCCGCCCTCGCCGGCGTCGCGCTCCTCGCCCTCGGCCTCGCCGCGTGCTCCGGCTCGGCAGATGCCGCCGGCACTCCCGGCGCCGACGAGTCGTCCTCCGCCAGCGGATTCGCCGTCGATGAGAACACGCTCGTCTTCGGCGTCGTGCCCGACTCGGTCGACACCGAGACCAACTACCAGCCGCTCATGGACTACATCGCCGAGATCACCGGCAAGACGGTCGAGTACCACGAGTCCACCGACTACGCCGCCCTGATCGAGGCCGCCGTCGCCGGCAAGGTCGATGTCGCGTCGTTCTCCGGCTTCACCTACGTCACCGCCACCAACAACGGCGCCAAGCTCACCCCCATCTCCTCGATCGTGACCGAAGAGGGCCAGGAGCCCGGTTACTACTCGCAGGCGATCGTGCCCGCGGGCAGCGACATCACGAGCATCGAGGACTTCAAGGGCAAGAAGGTCTGCTTCGTCGACCCGTCCTCGACCTCCGGCTACCTGTTCCCGTCGTACAACCTGCTCAAGGCCGGCATCGACCCCAAGACCGACATCACCCCGGTCTTCGCCGGCAAGCACGATGTCAGCGTCACCAAGGTCGGCGAGGGCGTCGAGTGCGAGGCGGGCTTCGCCGAGGACTCCGAGGTCGAGAAGTCGGACAAGGTCAAGGTCATCGACGAGACGATGGTCCCCGGTGCGCCGCTGGTCTACTCGTCCACTCTTCCCGACGACGTCTCGAAGAAGCTCATCGACGGTCTCTCCGAGATCACGATCGACGACATCATCGCCGCCGGGGTCGACGGCGCGGACACCGATGCCTTCCGCAGCGTCTTCTACGCCACGAAGCCGGTCGACGACGCGTACTACGACCTGATCCGCGACATCTGCAAGGAGACCGAAGCGGAGCAGTGCCAGGGCTGA
- the phnC gene encoding phosphonate ABC transporter ATP-binding protein yields MTASASDALIRLDGVTKTFGTTTALKGASLEVSRGEIVVLLGLSGSGKSTLLRHLDGLEIPTSGSVEVLGSQVPTLKGRALRDLRSRVGFIFQQFELVPSLTVLENVLTGSLSGVRGPRLGLWGYSRAAKLTALEHLDRVGLLDRAYQRSDTLSGGQQQRVAIARALMQKPAILLADEPVASLDPESSEQVMALIREVAADEGLTVVCSLHQVDLAISWADRIVGLRHGEVVLDTPTGDLTKAEVMEIYGRVATTTAEIRAVQEELVEAAAQVAAS; encoded by the coding sequence ATGACCGCCTCGGCATCCGACGCCCTCATCCGCCTCGACGGCGTGACGAAGACCTTCGGGACGACCACTGCACTCAAGGGGGCCTCTCTGGAGGTGTCCCGCGGCGAGATCGTCGTGCTCCTCGGCCTCTCCGGCTCGGGGAAGTCGACCCTGCTGCGCCACCTCGACGGCCTGGAGATCCCCACCTCCGGCTCGGTGGAGGTGCTGGGCTCCCAGGTCCCGACGCTGAAGGGGCGGGCGCTGCGCGACCTCCGCAGCCGCGTGGGCTTCATCTTCCAGCAGTTCGAGCTCGTGCCCTCCCTGACCGTGCTCGAGAACGTGCTCACCGGTTCGCTGTCGGGTGTGCGCGGGCCGCGCCTCGGCCTCTGGGGCTACTCGCGAGCAGCGAAGCTCACCGCACTCGAGCACCTCGACCGCGTCGGTCTGCTCGACCGCGCCTACCAGCGCAGCGACACCCTCTCGGGCGGGCAGCAGCAGCGCGTGGCCATCGCCCGCGCTCTCATGCAGAAGCCCGCGATCCTGCTCGCCGACGAGCCGGTCGCCTCGCTCGACCCCGAGTCGAGCGAACAGGTCATGGCCCTGATCCGCGAGGTCGCCGCCGATGAGGGGCTCACCGTGGTGTGCAGCCTGCACCAGGTCGACCTCGCCATCTCGTGGGCTGACCGCATCGTGGGGCTCCGCCACGGTGAAGTGGTGCTGGACACCCCGACCGGAGACCTCACCAAGGCCGAGGTCATGGAGATCTACGGTCGCGTGGCCACCACGACGGCCGAGATCCGCGCCGTGCAGGAGGAACTGGTCGAGGCAGCGGCGCAGGTGGCCGCATCATGA
- the phnE gene encoding phosphonate ABC transporter, permease protein PhnE — protein sequence MTALDASTDSATRGGGSSHQGSGPTVAERAPRRPISPERIAASLTLTALVVLGILAVRDVDISIPAMVQSWGNAENFMARVGGLSFPAPGDLAWLIALTVGLVLVGTLLAAVLSVPIAYLAASNTTPGNGWRAAARFIGVLTRALPDVVLAMAFVLMFSLGTLPGILAIGIHSIGMISKMFADAIEQIDEGPRLAIRAAGGSKMQEFTSGILPQVLPSWVATVLHRNDINLRGSVVLGYVGVAGLGLEMSYAFKSLNYGKGLGIALVIFILCVAMEIVSSMVRGAMLGEQAHTRSWIDRILHPRLGSRSASAAVGRPAWAASPQTAVRRPWTAQRVRHTIAGVVAVLVVIGSVVVSQINWMDLITFWAKLPEVAGKFWPPSFGNYDASAMFQAMRETVAIALAATVLTLLPSLLLGSLAARNVAPSSGARGTARLLLVGIRGIPELILAIVLVVITGLGAQAGVIALAIGGIGLLGKLIADSFEEVDRGPERALRAVGATRLQTYTSATVPQGMQALIGHSFYMLDTNIRAATILGIVGGGGVGYYLLNASQGSRYETVTAIVLMILATVLVVEGLAMWMRKVFR from the coding sequence ATGACGGCGCTCGACGCGTCGACCGACTCCGCGACCCGCGGTGGCGGATCGTCCCACCAGGGGAGCGGGCCGACGGTCGCCGAACGCGCCCCCCGGCGCCCGATCTCGCCCGAGCGGATCGCCGCCTCCCTCACGCTCACAGCCCTCGTGGTGCTCGGGATCCTCGCCGTCCGCGACGTCGACATCTCGATCCCGGCGATGGTGCAGAGCTGGGGCAATGCCGAGAACTTCATGGCCCGCGTCGGCGGACTCAGCTTCCCGGCTCCCGGCGACCTCGCCTGGCTGATCGCGCTCACGGTGGGTCTCGTGCTCGTCGGCACACTGCTCGCGGCCGTGCTGTCGGTGCCGATCGCCTACCTCGCCGCCTCCAACACGACCCCGGGCAACGGATGGCGAGCCGCCGCGAGGTTCATCGGCGTGCTCACCCGGGCTCTGCCCGACGTGGTCCTCGCGATGGCGTTCGTGCTGATGTTCTCCCTCGGTACCCTTCCCGGCATCCTGGCCATCGGCATCCACTCCATCGGCATGATCTCGAAGATGTTCGCCGACGCGATCGAGCAGATCGACGAAGGACCGCGCCTCGCGATCCGTGCCGCCGGCGGTTCGAAGATGCAGGAGTTCACCTCCGGCATCCTGCCGCAGGTGCTGCCCAGCTGGGTGGCCACCGTGCTGCACCGCAACGACATCAACCTGCGGGGCAGTGTCGTGCTCGGCTACGTCGGCGTCGCCGGGCTCGGCCTCGAGATGTCGTACGCGTTCAAGTCGCTGAACTACGGCAAGGGCCTCGGCATCGCCCTGGTGATCTTCATCCTGTGCGTCGCGATGGAGATCGTCTCCAGCATGGTCCGCGGGGCGATGCTCGGGGAGCAGGCGCACACCCGGTCGTGGATCGACAGGATCCTGCATCCGCGCCTCGGCAGCCGGTCTGCGTCCGCAGCCGTCGGCCGCCCCGCCTGGGCCGCGAGCCCGCAGACGGCGGTGCGCCGGCCCTGGACCGCACAGCGCGTGCGCCACACCATCGCCGGTGTCGTCGCCGTGCTCGTGGTGATCGGCAGCGTGGTCGTCAGCCAGATCAACTGGATGGACCTCATCACCTTCTGGGCCAAGCTGCCCGAGGTCGCCGGGAAGTTCTGGCCCCCGTCGTTCGGCAACTATGACGCCAGCGCCATGTTCCAGGCGATGCGTGAGACCGTCGCGATCGCTCTCGCCGCCACCGTGCTCACCCTGCTCCCCTCGCTCCTGCTCGGCTCGCTCGCGGCGCGCAACGTCGCCCCGAGCTCTGGCGCCCGAGGGACGGCGCGACTCCTGCTCGTCGGCATCCGCGGGATCCCGGAGCTGATCCTCGCGATCGTGCTCGTGGTCATCACCGGTCTCGGGGCCCAGGCGGGTGTCATCGCCCTCGCGATCGGCGGTATCGGACTGCTGGGCAAGCTCATCGCCGACTCGTTCGAAGAGGTCGATCGCGGACCGGAGCGGGCGCTGCGCGCGGTGGGGGCGACACGTCTGCAGACCTACACCTCGGCCACCGTGCCGCAGGGGATGCAGGCGCTCATCGGTCACAGCTTCTACATGCTCGACACGAACATCCGCGCGGCGACGATCCTCGGCATCGTCGGCGGCGGCGGGGTCGGCTACTACCTCCTCAACGCCAGCCAGGGCTCCCGCTACGAGACCGTGACGGCGATCGTGCTGATGATCCTCGCCACCGTGCTCGTGGTCGAAGGACTCGCGATGTGGATGCGGAAGGTGTTCCGATGA
- a CDS encoding TIGR03364 family FAD-dependent oxidoreductase, giving the protein MNRPLDTADVVVVGSGIVGLGAAYAAVRRGLRVIVVDRTDAPVGATIRNFGHLCIGAQGGQARHYADVSRELWLRLSRDAGFWLRESGTLVAARHDDELAVLDAASREGGIRLLEADELRRLAPLRAEGLVGGAHIESDLQTDPRTAADAIVRHLAGLGVDFRFRTAVTAVGEGHVETTRGQITCGSVVVAVNHDIDQLLPDVAERHGVVRCALDMMRAAVSFRHPLAAPLLTGWSLVRYGRFADGPEAGALRERLHAERPDLAAIDLNQMYTQLPDGTLIIGDSHSTATAPAPFQPEAAFTAFLAEAEALFDAPAPRVIERWQGVYAKGPQEFLIDRGDDGVLVLAATTGIGMTTGLGLAEENLAAAFGWAAAMEGTS; this is encoded by the coding sequence ATGAACCGCCCTCTCGACACGGCGGATGTGGTCGTCGTCGGCTCCGGCATCGTCGGGCTCGGAGCGGCGTACGCGGCGGTCCGGCGCGGCCTGCGCGTGATCGTCGTCGATCGCACCGATGCCCCGGTCGGGGCGACGATCCGCAACTTCGGACACCTCTGCATCGGCGCGCAGGGCGGGCAGGCGCGGCACTACGCCGACGTGTCCCGCGAGCTGTGGCTGCGTCTCTCCCGGGACGCGGGCTTCTGGCTGCGCGAGTCGGGCACGCTGGTCGCCGCCCGGCACGATGACGAGCTCGCCGTGCTCGACGCCGCATCCCGCGAGGGCGGGATCCGGCTGCTGGAGGCGGACGAGCTGCGGCGCCTCGCTCCGCTGCGCGCCGAGGGCCTCGTCGGTGGAGCGCACATCGAGAGCGATCTGCAGACCGACCCCCGCACGGCCGCCGACGCGATCGTGCGCCACCTGGCGGGACTCGGCGTCGACTTCCGGTTCCGCACCGCGGTGACCGCAGTAGGGGAGGGGCACGTGGAGACGACGCGCGGTCAGATCACCTGCGGCAGCGTCGTCGTCGCCGTGAACCACGACATCGATCAGCTGCTCCCCGACGTCGCGGAGCGGCACGGGGTCGTGCGCTGCGCCCTCGACATGATGCGGGCTGCCGTGTCGTTCCGGCATCCGCTCGCAGCTCCCCTGCTCACCGGCTGGTCCCTCGTCCGGTACGGCCGTTTCGCCGACGGGCCGGAAGCCGGCGCCCTGCGCGAGCGCCTGCACGCCGAGCGCCCCGACCTCGCCGCGATCGACCTCAATCAGATGTACACGCAGCTTCCCGACGGGACGCTCATCATCGGCGACTCGCACTCCACCGCCACAGCCCCGGCGCCGTTCCAGCCCGAGGCCGCGTTCACCGCCTTCCTCGCGGAGGCCGAAGCGCTGTTCGACGCCCCGGCGCCGCGCGTGATCGAGCGCTGGCAGGGCGTGTACGCGAAGGGGCCGCAGGAGTTCCTGATCGATCGTGGCGACGACGGCGTGCTGGTGCTCGCCGCGACCACCGGCATCGGGATGACCACGGGCCTGGGACTTGCCGAAGAGAACCTCGCCGCCGCCTTCGGGTGGGCGGCAGCAATGGAAGGAACATCATGA
- a CDS encoding phosphonatase-like hydrolase has protein sequence MTTPLELVVLDMAGTTVLDDGVVEQAFQRAAERTGVADRMPWDEALDYVRVTMGQSKIDVFTHLSGGDAEAAARATAAFEGAYAEIVSEQGVSEIPGAADAIQGLKDSGLKVVLTTGFAPVTRDALLDGLGWRQLIDLALSPIDAGRGRPAPDLVLTALLRTQTSSVHAVAVAGDTVSDVESGRRAGAGFVAGVLTGAHDRPALSAAGADAVLSDVTALRGVLAQRDLLPLVATS, from the coding sequence ATGACCACTCCTCTCGAACTCGTCGTCCTCGACATGGCGGGAACCACAGTGCTCGACGACGGCGTCGTCGAGCAGGCGTTCCAGCGTGCCGCCGAGCGCACCGGCGTCGCGGACCGGATGCCGTGGGACGAGGCTCTGGACTACGTGCGCGTGACCATGGGGCAGTCGAAGATCGACGTCTTCACGCACCTCTCCGGCGGCGATGCCGAGGCGGCAGCACGGGCGACGGCCGCCTTCGAGGGCGCCTATGCCGAGATCGTGTCCGAGCAAGGCGTCTCCGAGATCCCCGGCGCCGCCGACGCGATCCAGGGGCTGAAGGACTCCGGGCTGAAGGTCGTGCTCACCACGGGTTTCGCTCCGGTGACCCGGGATGCCCTGCTCGACGGCCTCGGCTGGCGCCAGCTGATCGATCTCGCCCTGTCGCCGATCGATGCCGGTCGCGGGCGTCCCGCACCCGACCTCGTGCTGACGGCGCTGCTGCGCACGCAGACCTCGTCGGTGCACGCGGTCGCGGTCGCCGGCGACACCGTCAGCGACGTCGAGTCGGGACGTCGGGCCGGCGCCGGCTTCGTCGCGGGTGTGCTGACCGGCGCGCACGATCGCCCGGCTCTGAGCGCCGCGGGGGCGGATGCCGTGCTGAGCGACGTCACCGCTTTGCGCGGTGTGCTCGCCCAGCGCGACCTGCTCCCGCTCGTCGCGACCTCCTGA
- a CDS encoding alcohol dehydrogenase catalytic domain-containing protein: MGTLLIRPPGHRRDVALRPAATAMVWVGEGHPHETIAVPGVALGDGDVLVAVEMSTICGSDVHTVQGRRSAPTPLVLGHESVGRVIATGDGGAHTVDGTPLRIGDRVVWSVTVSCASCDRCLQGMPQKCRDLGKYGHDRVGAHGDLTGAFASHVQLREGTAIVRVPEALPASVLAPASCATATAWAAVARAAKDRDLDGARVRIHGAGLVGLSAAAIAAEQGATVEVLDPNPERRALAARFGATGLDGEPDVVIEASGHAVGEALSGVAVGGTVVLVGSVFPADPVPFDAESIVRRLVTVAGIHNYTGAELAEAVAFLAGRGRAYPFADAVGAVRGLFEIDAALVEAASPGAPLRIGLVPGQ, from the coding sequence ATGGGAACGCTGCTGATCCGTCCTCCCGGCCATCGCCGGGACGTCGCGCTGCGCCCTGCCGCGACCGCGATGGTGTGGGTCGGCGAAGGCCATCCGCACGAGACGATCGCCGTGCCGGGCGTCGCGCTCGGTGACGGCGACGTGCTCGTGGCCGTCGAGATGTCGACGATCTGCGGCTCGGATGTGCACACCGTGCAGGGGCGCCGCTCGGCCCCGACTCCTCTGGTGCTCGGACACGAGAGCGTCGGACGGGTCATCGCGACCGGTGACGGCGGGGCGCACACGGTGGACGGCACTCCGCTGCGCATCGGCGACCGGGTGGTCTGGTCGGTGACGGTGTCGTGCGCGAGCTGCGACCGGTGCCTGCAGGGGATGCCGCAGAAGTGCCGCGACCTGGGGAAGTACGGGCACGACAGGGTCGGGGCGCACGGCGACCTCACCGGAGCCTTCGCGAGTCACGTGCAGCTGCGAGAGGGGACGGCCATCGTGCGGGTTCCCGAGGCGCTCCCCGCCTCCGTTCTCGCGCCCGCGTCCTGCGCCACGGCGACAGCCTGGGCTGCGGTGGCCAGGGCCGCGAAGGACCGCGATCTCGACGGAGCGCGTGTGCGGATCCACGGCGCGGGACTGGTCGGACTCTCCGCCGCGGCCATCGCCGCCGAGCAGGGTGCGACCGTGGAGGTGCTCGATCCCAACCCCGAGCGACGTGCCCTTGCCGCACGCTTCGGTGCGACCGGCCTCGACGGCGAGCCCGACGTCGTGATCGAAGCCTCGGGGCACGCGGTGGGCGAGGCTCTCTCGGGCGTCGCGGTCGGGGGAACCGTCGTGCTCGTCGGCAGTGTGTTCCCGGCCGATCCGGTGCCGTTCGACGCCGAGAGCATCGTGCGGCGCCTGGTCACCGTCGCCGGCATCCACAACTACACGGGGGCCGAACTCGCCGAAGCCGTGGCCTTCCTCGCCGGACGAGGGCGGGCGTACCCGTTCGCGGACGCGGTCGGCGCGGTGCGCGGACTCTTCGAGATCGACGCGGCGCTCGTGGAGGCGGCCTCCCCGGGGGCTCCGCTTCGGATCGGACTCGTTCCGGGGCAGTGA
- a CDS encoding CinA family protein, whose translation MNLHDDTPDASQDPGAEAMSGPDTRGHIARLSELAAARGLRIAVAESLTSGMLAHTIGAGEGASEWFAGGIVAYMTAVKERVLGLTPGTDPCSAACAEQLAVGARRLFDADLTVSTTGVGGPDAQGGHPAGTVFLGWATAEDQGHRRLALVGDPEEILAATVDAAVGLLAFHAEGLRPLGPRRGQDDGV comes from the coding sequence GTGAACCTGCACGACGACACCCCCGATGCTTCGCAGGACCCCGGCGCCGAGGCGATGAGCGGCCCCGATACGCGCGGCCACATCGCACGGTTGAGCGAACTCGCCGCCGCCCGGGGGCTGCGCATCGCCGTGGCGGAGTCGCTCACCTCGGGCATGCTCGCGCACACGATCGGCGCCGGCGAGGGTGCCTCCGAGTGGTTCGCCGGCGGCATCGTCGCCTACATGACCGCCGTGAAGGAGCGCGTTCTCGGGCTGACGCCCGGGACGGATCCGTGCTCGGCGGCGTGCGCCGAGCAGCTCGCCGTGGGGGCACGTCGCCTGTTCGACGCCGACCTCACCGTGTCGACCACGGGCGTCGGCGGCCCCGACGCGCAGGGCGGGCATCCCGCAGGGACCGTCTTCCTGGGCTGGGCCACCGCCGAGGACCAGGGCCACCGCAGGCTCGCCCTGGTCGGCGACCCCGAGGAGATCCTGGCCGCGACCGTCGATGCGGCCGTCGGCCTGCTCGCCTTCCACGCCGAAGGGCTGCGCCCACTCGGCCCCCGACGAGGGCAGGACGACGGCGTCTAG
- a CDS encoding CBS domain-containing protein, producing MTTARDLMTPRPRCIGVNDSLRIAASVMADLDVGALPICGEDGKLKGMLTDRDIVVGAIGLGMDPETTPASALAKGKPVTVDADDDIRVALDRMQENQVRRLPVMTDRRLVGIVSQADVARSLSASTTGKTVESISR from the coding sequence ATGACCACCGCGCGCGACCTCATGACTCCGAGGCCGCGCTGCATCGGGGTGAACGATTCCTTGCGCATCGCCGCCTCGGTCATGGCGGATCTGGATGTCGGAGCCCTGCCGATCTGCGGCGAGGACGGCAAGCTGAAGGGCATGCTCACCGACCGCGACATCGTGGTGGGTGCGATCGGCCTGGGCATGGACCCGGAGACCACCCCGGCGTCAGCGCTCGCTAAGGGCAAGCCGGTCACGGTGGATGCGGATGACGACATCCGCGTGGCCCTCGACCGGATGCAGGAGAACCAGGTGCGACGGCTGCCCGTGATGACCGACCGTCGTCTGGTCGGCATCGTGAGTCAGGCCGACGTCGCACGCTCGCTGTCCGCATCGACGACCGGCAAGACCGTGGAGAGCATCTCGCGGTGA
- a CDS encoding FHA domain-containing protein codes for MNDRHIDDRPDEGYTPTTTHAAWGAGNPRLRITRDDERTEFALSDDVVRIGSAEDNELRLADTDPVHATITHDDRDEYVLTLHGEGETNASLGVDATHADENSETLRTGAHFTAGPWTLVFAREEFADHGRPYGGRAGGEYSDQPLQPPRPDYDEGEER; via the coding sequence ATGAACGACCGACACATCGACGACCGTCCCGACGAGGGCTACACGCCCACGACCACGCACGCCGCCTGGGGCGCGGGCAACCCCCGACTGCGCATCACCAGGGACGACGAGCGAACCGAGTTCGCGCTGAGCGACGACGTGGTGCGGATCGGCTCCGCCGAGGACAACGAGCTGCGCCTGGCCGACACCGATCCCGTGCATGCCACGATCACACACGACGACCGCGACGAGTACGTGCTGACGCTGCACGGCGAGGGTGAGACGAACGCGAGCCTGGGCGTTGACGCGACCCACGCCGACGAGAACTCCGAGACGCTGCGCACCGGAGCGCACTTCACGGCGGGCCCGTGGACCCTGGTCTTCGCACGCGAGGAGTTCGCCGATCACGGACGGCCGTACGGAGGCCGTGCGGGTGGGGAGTACTCCGACCAGCCGTTGCAGCCGCCGCGTCCGGACTACGACGAGGGCGAAGAGCGATGA
- a CDS encoding DUF7882 family protein, producing the protein MGKFVYEGGVKTEIEDRALTHLQLVITAKLRRGEPFPFSWREDASVGGGRTTVWIQPGSSLVFKYFGSRQPSINRAWIEALAFTANAPSGLYLVPEPAEAGEEPGAGEVPVTPPL; encoded by the coding sequence ATGGGAAAGTTCGTCTACGAAGGCGGCGTGAAGACCGAGATCGAGGACCGCGCCCTCACCCACCTGCAGCTCGTGATCACCGCGAAGCTGCGGCGCGGGGAGCCCTTCCCCTTCAGCTGGCGCGAAGACGCGAGCGTGGGTGGCGGGCGCACCACCGTGTGGATCCAGCCCGGCAGCTCTCTCGTGTTCAAGTACTTCGGCAGCCGTCAGCCCTCCATCAACCGGGCCTGGATCGAGGCGCTCGCGTTCACCGCGAACGCGCCCAGCGGTCTCTACCTCGTTCCCGAGCCCGCCGAGGCGGGCGAGGAGCCCGGCGCCGGCGAGGTCCCGGTCACCCCTCCTCTCTGA
- a CDS encoding SDR family oxidoreductase produces MTDDTTDPRHAHREEGFPAQHQNQPGLTEQTRPEPDHGERTYVGHGRLEGRRALITGGDSGIGRAVAIAFAREGADVAIAHMPEEQDDAEDTLALVRETGRAGVGFAGDLRDETFATDIVARTRRELGGLDVLVLNAGYQHDIDGFETLETERMRRVFDTNLAGMLFSARAAYPDLPPGASIIVTASVQAYNPSPGLIDYAMTKAAQVAFVKALAEEAGPRGIRVNAVAPGPIWTPLIPATGWDAERLATFGADTPLGRAGQPAELAGTYVYLASAESSYTSGSVIAVTGGKSL; encoded by the coding sequence ATGACCGACGACACCACCGACCCCCGCCACGCGCACCGCGAAGAGGGCTTTCCCGCACAGCACCAGAATCAGCCGGGCCTGACCGAACAGACCCGCCCGGAACCGGACCACGGCGAACGTACCTACGTCGGCCATGGTCGTCTGGAGGGACGCCGCGCACTCATCACGGGCGGAGACTCGGGCATCGGACGAGCCGTCGCGATCGCCTTCGCACGGGAGGGCGCCGACGTCGCCATCGCGCACATGCCCGAAGAGCAGGACGACGCGGAGGACACGCTCGCTCTGGTGCGCGAGACGGGGCGTGCAGGAGTGGGCTTCGCGGGTGACCTGCGCGACGAGACGTTCGCAACCGACATCGTCGCCCGGACGCGGCGCGAACTCGGCGGACTGGACGTGCTCGTGCTGAACGCCGGCTACCAGCACGACATCGACGGCTTCGAGACCCTGGAGACGGAGCGGATGCGCCGGGTGTTCGACACCAACCTGGCCGGCATGCTGTTCTCGGCACGGGCGGCCTATCCCGACCTCCCGCCGGGAGCGAGCATCATCGTGACGGCATCCGTCCAGGCCTACAACCCCTCACCGGGACTCATCGACTACGCCATGACGAAGGCCGCGCAGGTGGCGTTCGTGAAGGCCCTCGCGGAAGAGGCGGGCCCGCGGGGCATCCGCGTCAACGCCGTCGCACCCGGCCCGATCTGGACGCCGCTGATCCCGGCGACCGGATGGGATGCCGAACGGCTGGCGACCTTCGGCGCCGACACCCCGCTGGGGCGGGCGGGCCAACCCGCGGAGCTCGCCGGTACCTACGTGTACCTGGCGTCGGCGGAATCGTCGTACACCTCCGGATCTGTCATCGCGGTCACCGGCGGCAAGTCCCTCTGA